The Catenulispora sp. MAP5-51 genome window below encodes:
- a CDS encoding SCO5389 family protein: MSLDVSPDLLAQAEAGEVDPAAFLGTVRTSLPYAYDMVASLAQDLKSGTAEFADNQVPPPSEAERGQLLRALASDAIRGSLEQHFGVKLAFQNCHRVAAFPAGAETGDTYAKFTSQRAQLLNQSPTLRDC; this comes from the coding sequence ATGTCCCTGGATGTCTCTCCTGACCTGCTGGCCCAGGCCGAAGCCGGCGAGGTGGACCCAGCCGCGTTTCTCGGCACCGTCCGCACCTCCCTGCCGTATGCCTACGACATGGTGGCCTCCCTCGCGCAAGACCTGAAGTCCGGCACCGCGGAGTTCGCCGACAACCAGGTCCCGCCGCCATCGGAGGCCGAGCGCGGGCAGCTGCTGCGCGCCCTGGCCTCCGACGCCATCCGCGGCAGCCTGGAGCAGCACTTCGGCGTGAAGCTGGCGTTCCAGAACTGCCACCGCGTCGCCGCCTTCCCCGCGGGAGCCGAAACCGGCGACACCTACGCGAAGTTCACCTCGCAGCGCGCCCAGCTCCTCAACCAGTCCCCGACCCTGCGGGACTGCTGA
- a CDS encoding ATP-binding protein — translation MKIAFVGKGGSGKTTLSAMFARYLAAKGASGESPATVIAIDADINQHLGVALGMSEADAAAVPALGAHLAAAKEFLRGDNPRIASAANMVKTTPAGRGSRLLRPRGDDPFHTDWSIDAAANLRLLASGPFAEDDLGVACYHSKTGAVELYLNHLVDAEDEYVVVDMTAGADCFASGLFTRFDLTFLVAEPTVRGVSVWRQYRDYADGYDVALAVVGNKVTGPEDVEFLREHVGDDLLACFGTSGWVRAAEQGRPAGLDAMEPAHLDVLRVLRNAVDARGKNWTRFQDQAVEFHLRNARAWANKATGVDLASQVDPDFAHGFLEALAITPV, via the coding sequence GTGAAGATCGCGTTCGTGGGCAAAGGCGGCAGCGGCAAGACCACCCTGTCCGCGATGTTCGCCAGGTACCTGGCTGCCAAAGGGGCTTCCGGAGAATCACCGGCGACCGTGATCGCGATCGACGCCGACATCAACCAACACCTCGGCGTCGCGCTCGGTATGAGCGAGGCCGATGCCGCCGCGGTCCCGGCCCTCGGTGCGCACCTGGCCGCGGCGAAGGAGTTCCTGCGCGGTGACAACCCACGCATCGCCTCGGCCGCCAACATGGTGAAGACCACCCCGGCCGGCCGCGGCTCGCGGCTGCTGCGCCCGCGCGGGGACGACCCCTTCCACACCGACTGGAGCATCGACGCCGCTGCTAACCTGCGGTTGCTGGCCAGCGGCCCGTTCGCCGAGGACGACCTGGGCGTGGCCTGCTACCACTCCAAGACCGGGGCGGTGGAGCTGTACCTGAACCACCTGGTCGACGCCGAGGACGAATATGTGGTCGTCGACATGACCGCCGGTGCCGACTGCTTCGCCTCCGGGCTGTTCACCCGGTTCGACCTGACCTTTCTGGTCGCGGAGCCCACTGTGCGCGGTGTGTCGGTGTGGCGGCAGTACCGCGACTACGCCGACGGCTACGACGTCGCCCTGGCCGTGGTCGGCAACAAGGTCACCGGACCTGAGGACGTGGAATTCCTGCGCGAGCACGTCGGCGATGACCTGCTGGCCTGCTTCGGCACCTCCGGCTGGGTCCGCGCCGCAGAGCAGGGACGGCCCGCCGGCCTGGATGCCATGGAGCCTGCACACCTCGACGTTCTCAGGGTATTGCGCAACGCTGTCGATGCTCGGGGAAAGAACTGGACCCGGTTCCAGGACCAGGCCGTGGAGTTCCACCTGCGCAACGCCCGCGCCTGGGCGAACAAAGCCACCGGGGTCGACCTGGCCTCCCAGGTCGACCCCGACTTCGCACATGGCTTCTTGGAGGCCCTTGCAATCACGCCCGTGTGA
- a CDS encoding Fur family transcriptional regulator produces MTDLPTGRGVRTAPGSKRYFTRQRQAVAEALGAHGEFTTVQDLHRTMRDAGHRIGLTTVYRTLSVLVQTGAADTFRDVAGIQHYRTRTTAEHQHYLVCRGCGISVPITSQAIERWAHDTAAGLGFVEVAHVIELSGICADCHGGAAPND; encoded by the coding sequence ATGACTGATTTGCCGACCGGGCGCGGCGTACGCACCGCGCCCGGCTCCAAGCGCTACTTCACCCGGCAGCGGCAAGCCGTCGCCGAAGCGCTGGGGGCGCACGGGGAGTTCACCACCGTGCAGGACCTGCACCGCACGATGCGCGACGCCGGGCACCGCATCGGCCTGACCACCGTCTACCGCACGCTGAGCGTTCTGGTGCAGACCGGAGCCGCCGACACCTTCCGCGACGTCGCGGGCATCCAGCACTACCGCACCCGCACCACCGCCGAACACCAGCACTACCTGGTGTGCCGCGGCTGCGGGATCAGCGTGCCGATCACGTCGCAGGCCATCGAGCGCTGGGCCCACGACACCGCCGCCGGGCTGGGCTTCGTCGAGGTCGCGCACGTCATCGAACTGTCCGGGATCTGCGCCGACTGCCACGGCGGCGCTGCTCCGAACGACTGA
- a CDS encoding metal ABC transporter permease, with protein sequence MSMFSHPFMVYALLGGTGIAAACGAVGFFLVLRAQVFTGDALSHVAFTGALAALAFGMDLRIGLFAATIAVALLLGALGKRGRADDVVIGNVFAWILGLGVFFLTLYTTDRSGSGNGSATINVLFGSILGLSASQAQTVLWIGAAVLVLMLLIARPLLFATLDEAVAAARGVPVKVLGFVFLALVGAATAEATQAVGALLLLGLIAAPAGTALALTERPWRGFALAIALAVGEMWAGLTLAYLIPRMPPSFSITAVATVVYSAALIWRAIHQRRVRRPTEASAPARSSAADVATV encoded by the coding sequence ATGAGTATGTTCAGTCATCCGTTCATGGTCTACGCGCTGCTCGGCGGGACAGGGATCGCCGCGGCCTGCGGGGCGGTCGGATTCTTTCTGGTGCTGCGGGCGCAGGTGTTCACCGGCGACGCGCTGTCGCACGTGGCGTTCACCGGCGCGCTGGCCGCCCTGGCTTTCGGGATGGACCTGCGCATCGGGCTGTTCGCCGCGACTATCGCGGTGGCGCTGCTGCTCGGGGCGCTGGGGAAACGGGGCCGGGCCGACGACGTGGTGATCGGGAACGTGTTCGCCTGGATCCTGGGCCTGGGGGTGTTCTTCCTGACGCTGTACACCACCGACCGCTCCGGCTCCGGCAACGGATCGGCGACGATCAACGTGCTGTTCGGCTCGATCCTCGGCCTGTCGGCCTCGCAGGCGCAGACCGTGCTGTGGATCGGCGCCGCGGTGCTGGTACTGATGCTGCTGATCGCCCGGCCACTGCTGTTCGCCACGCTGGACGAGGCCGTGGCCGCCGCGCGCGGCGTGCCGGTCAAGGTGTTGGGTTTCGTGTTCCTGGCGCTGGTCGGCGCGGCGACCGCCGAGGCCACCCAGGCCGTCGGCGCGCTGCTGCTGCTCGGCCTGATCGCCGCGCCGGCCGGGACCGCGCTCGCCCTGACCGAACGGCCCTGGCGTGGCTTCGCGCTGGCGATCGCGCTTGCCGTCGGCGAGATGTGGGCCGGGCTAACACTGGCTTACCTCATCCCACGGATGCCGCCGAGCTTCTCCATCACTGCGGTCGCCACCGTCGTCTACTCCGCCGCCCTCATCTGGCGCGCGATCCATCAGCGCCGCGTCCGGCGGCCCACCGAAGCCTCGGCCCCCGCCCGGTCATCGGCCGCCGACGTGGCGACCGTCTGA
- a CDS encoding metal ABC transporter permease, giving the protein MSADSGLSWNLISDIQQMWQLDSMVNAYRAGTIVAILAGVVGWFMVLRRQSFAGHTVAVAGFPGAAAAVYLGISASWGYFGFCIGAAVVIAALARPGNGGLAAESALTGVVQSFTLACGILFVALYKGFLNGVNALLFGNFLGVTPGQVAVLATAAVVVLGAMAVTGRPLLFASVDPAVAAARGVPTRVLNVAFLVLLGAATAEVSQITGSLLVFALLVMPAATAQRLSARPARSLVFTVMIAVLVTWFGLGAAYFSPYPIGFWITTFAFGCYLLANLVGLAARRRAMGRHVVEAMGVS; this is encoded by the coding sequence ATGTCCGCTGACTCCGGCCTGTCGTGGAACCTGATATCCGACATCCAGCAGATGTGGCAGCTGGACTCGATGGTGAACGCCTACCGCGCCGGAACCATCGTCGCGATTCTTGCGGGCGTGGTCGGCTGGTTCATGGTGCTGCGGCGGCAGTCCTTCGCGGGGCACACCGTGGCCGTCGCCGGGTTCCCCGGTGCCGCGGCCGCGGTCTATCTCGGCATCAGCGCCTCGTGGGGGTATTTCGGGTTCTGCATCGGCGCAGCCGTCGTGATCGCCGCGCTGGCGCGGCCCGGCAACGGCGGGCTGGCGGCCGAGTCGGCGCTGACCGGCGTGGTGCAGTCATTCACGCTGGCGTGCGGGATCCTGTTTGTCGCCCTGTACAAGGGCTTCCTCAATGGCGTCAATGCCTTGCTATTCGGCAACTTCCTCGGCGTCACCCCCGGCCAGGTCGCGGTCCTGGCCACGGCGGCGGTGGTCGTCCTGGGTGCGATGGCGGTGACGGGGCGGCCGCTGCTGTTCGCCTCAGTGGACCCGGCCGTGGCCGCGGCCCGGGGTGTGCCGACCCGGGTGCTGAACGTGGCGTTCCTGGTGCTGCTGGGCGCGGCCACCGCCGAGGTCTCGCAGATCACCGGGTCGCTGCTGGTGTTCGCGCTGCTGGTGATGCCCGCGGCCACCGCGCAGCGACTGTCCGCACGCCCGGCGCGCAGCCTGGTCTTCACTGTCATGATCGCGGTGCTGGTGACCTGGTTCGGGCTGGGAGCGGCGTACTTCTCGCCGTATCCGATCGGGTTCTGGATCACCACGTTCGCGTTCGGCTGCTACCTGCTGGCGAACCTGGTCGGGCTGGCCGCCCGGCGCCGGGCGATGGGCCGGCACGTGGTCGAGGCAATGGGGGTCTCATGA
- a CDS encoding metal ABC transporter ATP-binding protein: protein MSVDTGAGVIGAQPVNEQHEEVVGLRGTAAVVGGRTLWSGVDLSVRCGEFVAVLGPNGVGKSTLIKVLLGVLPAASGQVEVLGAPAGHAGARIGYLPQRRSFDASLRIRGVDVVRLGLDGDRWGLPLPGAGRWSTKRRAAAARVDEVIELVGASAYARRPIGECSGGEQQRLLIAQALIRRPRLLLLDEPLDSLDLPNQAAVAALIGRISRSEDVAVVMVAHDVNPILPYLDRAVYLAQGGAASGTPAEVITTETLTRLFGTPVEVLKASDGRLVVVGGPEAPALHSDRHGSGAGDVR from the coding sequence ATGTCCGTGGACACGGGAGCCGGTGTCATCGGGGCGCAGCCGGTGAACGAGCAGCACGAGGAGGTCGTCGGGCTGCGTGGCACGGCGGCGGTCGTCGGCGGGCGGACGCTGTGGTCCGGGGTGGATCTGAGTGTGCGCTGCGGGGAGTTCGTGGCGGTGCTCGGCCCGAACGGGGTGGGCAAGTCCACGCTCATCAAGGTGCTGCTGGGCGTCCTCCCTGCCGCTTCCGGGCAGGTCGAGGTGTTGGGTGCGCCCGCCGGTCACGCCGGGGCACGCATCGGGTACCTGCCGCAGCGTCGCAGCTTCGACGCCTCGTTGCGGATCCGCGGCGTCGATGTGGTGCGGCTTGGTCTGGACGGGGACCGCTGGGGTCTGCCGCTGCCGGGTGCGGGCCGGTGGAGTACAAAGCGGCGGGCAGCCGCGGCGCGGGTGGATGAGGTGATCGAGCTGGTCGGCGCTTCCGCCTACGCGCGGCGGCCGATCGGCGAGTGCTCCGGCGGGGAGCAGCAGCGGCTGCTCATCGCTCAGGCCCTGATCCGCCGGCCGCGGCTGCTGCTGTTGGACGAGCCGCTGGACTCCCTCGATCTGCCGAACCAGGCGGCGGTGGCGGCGCTGATCGGCCGGATCTCGCGGTCGGAGGATGTCGCGGTGGTGATGGTCGCGCACGACGTGAATCCGATCCTGCCGTATTTGGACCGGGCGGTGTATCTGGCGCAGGGCGGGGCGGCCTCCGGAACACCGGCGGAGGTGATCACCACCGAGACGTTGACCCGGCTGTTCGGCACGCCGGTGGAGGTGTTGAAAGCCTCTGACGGACGGCTGGTGGTGGTCGGCGGCCCGGAGGCCCCGGCGCTGCACAGCGACCGGCACGGATCGGGGGCCGGCGATGTCCGCTGA